The proteins below come from a single Miscanthus floridulus cultivar M001 chromosome 1, ASM1932011v1, whole genome shotgun sequence genomic window:
- the LOC136497002 gene encoding uncharacterized protein isoform X1, whose product MAGSSGGAASSSSSRGVPENRFYNPPHVRRQQQQQEQQRLRSASPSLSPSPSPRSARQKPPPPPGAGAASVDVDSRSDDSSSTTSSKPSVASTATTAATAAAGDVNVAAAAEEAGNLERFLTSTTPSVTAQYLPKTSLRMRRGGDAMDSRPYFLLGDLWESFREWSAYGAGVPLVLNGSDSVIQYYVPYLSAIQLFADPSRPASRNRRPGDESDGESMDTSSESSIENDVERLRVSSSLEGTHRLENGGVRSDDGEGDASPSFPIFEYMERDPPYGREPLTDKVSTLAHRFPALKTFKSCDLLPSSWMSVAWYPIYRIPTGPTLKDLDACFLTFHCLATPCKDCDPPTSACPGFGGINRCTTATGKLSLPIFGLVPYKFRASIWTSDGTQERVTSLMQEADSWLRRIQVDHPDFRFFVSHFSTTWR is encoded by the exons atggcaggCTCATCCGGCGGcgcagcctcctcctcctcgtcccgtGGCGTGCCGGAGAACAGGTTCTACAACCCTCCCCACGTAcggcgccagcagcagcagcaggagcaacAGCGGTTGCGGTCCGCGTCCCCGTCGCTgtccccgtcgccgtcgccgcggtCGGCGAGGCAgaagcctccgccgccgcctgggGCCGGGGCCGCGTCGGTGGATGTGGACAGCCGGTCCGACGACTCCTCGTCGACGACCTCGTCCAAGCCGTCGGTGGCGTCCACGGCGACCACGGCGGCCACTGCGGCGGCGGGTGATGTGAAtgtggccgcggcggcggaggaggctggGAATTTGGAGAGGTTTCTCACCTCCACGACGCCCTCCGTGACCGCGCAGTACTTGCCCAAG ACAAGCCTAAGGATGCGGCGAGGTGGTGATGCTATGGATTCACGGCCTTATTTCCTCCTGGGAGATCTTTGGGAATCTTTTAGGGAATGGAGTGCTTATGGGGCTGGTGTTCCACTGGTGTTAAATGGCAGTGACTCGGTGATTCAGTATTATGTGCCATATCTTTCTGCTATCCAACTATTTGCGGATCCATCTAGACCAGCTTCAAGAAACAG GCGTCCTGGGGATGAAAGTGATGGGGAATCTATGGATACTAGCAGTGAGAGCAGCATTGAGAATGATGTTGAGCGGCTAagagtctcatcatcactggaaGGTACACATCGACTGGAAAATGGTGGCGTACGAAGTGATGATGGTGAGGGCGATGCATCTCCAAGTTTTCCAATATTCGAGTATATGGAGAGGGATCCTCCATATGGTAGAGAGCCTCTGACAGACAAG GTATCAACTCTTGCACATAGATTTCCAGCTCTGAAGACATTCAAAAGTTGTGATCTACTGCCATCGAGCTGGATGTCTGTTGCATG GTACCCCATATATAGAATTCCAACAGGGCCAACATTGAAGGATCTTGATGCCTGTTTTTTGACATTCCATTGTCTAGCAACACCTTGCAAGG ATTGTGACCCTCCTACGTCAGCATGCCCTGGCTTTGGGGGAATCAACCGCTGCACAACTGCAACTGGGAAACTATCGTTGCCAATCTTTGGGCTGGTACCTTACAAATTCCGTGCCTCCATTTGGACATCTGACGGAACCCAAGAGCGGGTCACCTCACTGATGCAGGAGGCCGACAGCTGGCTCCGCAGAATACAAGTAGACCACCCAGATTTCCGGTTCTTCGTCTCCCATTTCAGTACAACGTGGAGATGA
- the LOC136497140 gene encoding uncharacterized protein — protein MDGFSSPRLVPLAGSPATGSPAVNESQLRDGRGVHRSSTPATAKTIRERDTGVARPQCSVPPSPARFPFHFCSPSGMPCQAQTTEQLSRLSATYTYVQAPRGLPPTSVQSQPLTLGVMRGLQEEFRGGVQVQPSASASHGGSDGRALSWWSGDPEAKRRRRVAGYKSYAMEARVKASIRKGFRWIKDRCTGLVRRY, from the coding sequence ATGGATGGTTTCTCCAGCCCGCGACTGGTTCCACTTGCAGGCAGCCCGGCCACGGGCAGCCCAGCTGTGAACGAGTCGCAGCTGCGGGACGGACGGGGCGTCCACCGCTCCTCCACTCCCGCTACCGCTAAAACAATTCGCGAGAGAGACACAGGCGTCGCTCGGCCTCAGTGCAGCGTGCCGCCCTCACCTGCTCGATTTCCTTTTCATTTCTGCAGCCCCAGCGGCATGCCATGCCAAGCACAAACGACGGAGCAGCTTTCACGTCTCTCCGCTACATATACATACGTGCAGGCGCCGCGGGGCCTCCCACCCACGTCCGTCCAGAGCCAACCACTTACGCTTGGCGTGATGAGGGGCCTGCAGGAGGAGTTCCGGGGCGGCGTGCAGGTGCagccgtcggcgtcggcgtcgcacGGCGGCAGCGACGGGCGCGCGCTGTCGTGGTGGTCGGGCGACCCCGAGGCGAAGCGCCGGCGGAGGGTGGCCGGGTACAAGTCCTACGCCATGGAGGCCAGGGTCAAGGCGTCGATCCGCAAGGGCTTCCGCTGGATCAAGGACCGCTGCACCGGCCTCGTGCGCCGCTACTGA
- the LOC136497002 gene encoding uncharacterized protein isoform X2, with amino-acid sequence MAGSSGGAASSSSSRGVPENRFYNPPHVRRQQQQQEQQRLRSASPSLSPSPSPRSARQKPPPPPGAGAASVDVDSRSDDSSSTTSSKPSVASTATTAATAAAGDVNVAAAAEEAGNLERFLTSTTPSVTAQYLPKTSLRMRRGGDAMDSRPYFLLGDLWESFREWSAYGAGVPLVLNGSDSVIQYYVPYLSAIQLFADPSRPASRNSESSIENDVERLRVSSSLEGTHRLENGGVRSDDGEGDASPSFPIFEYMERDPPYGREPLTDKVSTLAHRFPALKTFKSCDLLPSSWMSVAWYPIYRIPTGPTLKDLDACFLTFHCLATPCKDCDPPTSACPGFGGINRCTTATGKLSLPIFGLVPYKFRASIWTSDGTQERVTSLMQEADSWLRRIQVDHPDFRFFVSHFSTTWR; translated from the exons atggcaggCTCATCCGGCGGcgcagcctcctcctcctcgtcccgtGGCGTGCCGGAGAACAGGTTCTACAACCCTCCCCACGTAcggcgccagcagcagcagcaggagcaacAGCGGTTGCGGTCCGCGTCCCCGTCGCTgtccccgtcgccgtcgccgcggtCGGCGAGGCAgaagcctccgccgccgcctgggGCCGGGGCCGCGTCGGTGGATGTGGACAGCCGGTCCGACGACTCCTCGTCGACGACCTCGTCCAAGCCGTCGGTGGCGTCCACGGCGACCACGGCGGCCACTGCGGCGGCGGGTGATGTGAAtgtggccgcggcggcggaggaggctggGAATTTGGAGAGGTTTCTCACCTCCACGACGCCCTCCGTGACCGCGCAGTACTTGCCCAAG ACAAGCCTAAGGATGCGGCGAGGTGGTGATGCTATGGATTCACGGCCTTATTTCCTCCTGGGAGATCTTTGGGAATCTTTTAGGGAATGGAGTGCTTATGGGGCTGGTGTTCCACTGGTGTTAAATGGCAGTGACTCGGTGATTCAGTATTATGTGCCATATCTTTCTGCTATCCAACTATTTGCGGATCCATCTAGACCAGCTTCAAGAAACAG TGAGAGCAGCATTGAGAATGATGTTGAGCGGCTAagagtctcatcatcactggaaGGTACACATCGACTGGAAAATGGTGGCGTACGAAGTGATGATGGTGAGGGCGATGCATCTCCAAGTTTTCCAATATTCGAGTATATGGAGAGGGATCCTCCATATGGTAGAGAGCCTCTGACAGACAAG GTATCAACTCTTGCACATAGATTTCCAGCTCTGAAGACATTCAAAAGTTGTGATCTACTGCCATCGAGCTGGATGTCTGTTGCATG GTACCCCATATATAGAATTCCAACAGGGCCAACATTGAAGGATCTTGATGCCTGTTTTTTGACATTCCATTGTCTAGCAACACCTTGCAAGG ATTGTGACCCTCCTACGTCAGCATGCCCTGGCTTTGGGGGAATCAACCGCTGCACAACTGCAACTGGGAAACTATCGTTGCCAATCTTTGGGCTGGTACCTTACAAATTCCGTGCCTCCATTTGGACATCTGACGGAACCCAAGAGCGGGTCACCTCACTGATGCAGGAGGCCGACAGCTGGCTCCGCAGAATACAAGTAGACCACCCAGATTTCCGGTTCTTCGTCTCCCATTTCAGTACAACGTGGAGATGA